A segment of the Bos taurus isolate L1 Dominette 01449 registration number 42190680 breed Hereford chromosome 8, ARS-UCD2.0, whole genome shotgun sequence genome:
tgaaactccagtactttggccacctcatgtgaagagctgactcattggaaaagactctgatgctgggagggattgggagcaggaggagaaggggacaacagaggatgaggtggctggatggcatcactgactcgatggacatgagtctgagtgaactctgggagttggtgatggacagggaagcctggcgtgctgcgattcatggggtcacaaagagtcggacatgactgagcgactgaactgaactgaactgaatgcagacctaaatcaaatcccttacaattatacagtggaagtgacaaatagattcaagggattagatctgatagacacagtgcctgaagaactatagatggaggttcatgacattgtacaggaggcagtgatcaagaccatacccaagaaaaagaaatgcaaaaaggcaaaatggttgtctgaggaggccttacaaatagctgagaaaacaagagaagctcaaggcaaaggagaaaaggaaagatatacccatttgattcttcagtgatcagtgcaaagaaatagaggaaaacaatagaatgggaaagactagggatctcgaagaaaattagagataccaagggaacatttcatgcaaagatgggcacaataaaggacagaaatggtagggacctaacagaagcagacgatattaagaagaggtggcaagaatacacagaagaactatacaaaaaagatcttcatgacccagataaccacaatggtgtgatcactcacctagagccagatattctggaatgcgaagtcaagtggaccttaggaagcatcactatgaacaaagctagtggaggtgatggaattccagttgagctatttcaaatcctaaaaaatgatgttgtgaaagtgctgcactcaatatgccaccacatttgaaaaactcagcagtagacacaggactggaaaaggtcagttttcattccaatccctaagaagggcaatgccaaagaatgctcaaacgatcgcacaattgcactcatctcatacgctggcaaagtaatgctcaaaattctccaagccaggcttcaacagtatgtgaaccatgaacttccagatgttctagctggatttagaaaaggcagacgaaccagcgatcaaattgccaacatctgctgaatcatcgaaaaaacaagagagttccagaaaaatatctgtttctgctttattgactatgccaaagcctttgactgtgtgcatcacaacaaactgtggaaaattcttaatgcaatgggaataccagacgaccacctgacgtgcctcctgagaaatctgtatgcaggtcaagaagcaatagttagaactggacgtggaacaacagactggttccaaattgggaaaagagtacgtcaaggctttatattgtcaccctgcttattgtaCTATTATATTGTACTATTGGGAGCCACGGTGACATATATGAGACCTATAGAAACATTTATCAATAGAATGGAAGAATCTCTTCATCCCATGGAAGATGAATTTGTTAAGTGCCTACTACATGCTGGTCTGGTGTTAGGCACTATATGTCCATCATCTCATTTAGTTCTCTTCAGCACCCATGATCTCCTTTCCTCAAGGTAGGAATCTAAGATGCAGGACTATTCAGATGTAAGAGCCACAAGCACACCTAGGGGCTGCCTGGCCTTACCTCCGAGTGCCTCTACAACTGTTTCCCCTACACTCCTTCCCCCCGAGGGGAGACCTGATCACAGAGGTGATGCAGAGCTCAGGCTGACAGGATGAGCTGCAGGACAAGCTGACCAGACGGGGAAGGGCACTGTAGGTCATGGAGAGTCCAGAGTAAGAGACCTTGACTTTTTCTAGCAAGATCACAATGGATGGTTTGTGATTTCATTCCCTTCAAAATATTCAGGTAACTCCTTCCACTTGAGTATTCTTTTAGTAAGGGTGTACGTTTGATTGTAATAGAAATTCACAAGctgaagcttttttaaaaattagagattctatttattttttaacttaatgaaATGGGCATAGGTAGAAAGTCAAGAATGCCAGCTTAGTGGCCCCATGATGCTCCACCCTTTTCTCTTAGCTTTGCCGTGCGTGCTCCTGTCAGCACAAGGTTACCAGGAGCCTACTCCATGGGGCATTGACCCCAGGTCCTAGCAGGAGAAAGGGGAAGGATCAAGACTTGTCCCAGAAGCATCTGTCTACTTTTAGGCAGCTTTCCCAGAAGCCGCACCCAATAACTCagacttctgcttctgttgcatgCCTTGTCACCCCGAACTACAAGGAAAGCAGGAAATGAATGTAAGTATTTTTAGCTGCCCACACATCACTGGCTGGAAGAATCAGGGTTCTCTGGTAGGAAAGAGTTGAAAAAAGGGTAGTAGGCTAGCAGCTAGCAGTGGGCACCACCCCTAAGGAGTTCTTGGTTCAGTAGTGGAGAAGAGGCAATGCCATGAACCAGGTGCCCAGGCCTGAATGCTGAAGGTCTTTCCTAAGAAATGTTCATGCTGCCTCCACAGGACATGGAGAAGCTCATCAGGGAACTCTCTACCAGCGCCACTGACACACTGGCCATGATCGACGCCATCGGAGACAGCCTGCTCAGTGGCATCAAATGTCGTATTGCCACCTTGAAAAAGCAACTGCAGAGTGAGCACTGCTCCAAGCTGGAGAAGTTACAGCTGGTTGCCCGGGAACTTGAAGCCCCCCGAGAGCTTTACCAGCAGATGAAGATGCTCCTGCAGCATCATGCTAACACAGTGCAATTTCTCCACGAGCATAAAAGGCTCAAGGGGGAGATGAAGAGACTCGTGGAGGGCAGCGTGTCCCCCGCAGTCCCCACCAAGGACACTATTTCCATCAGGCGCTATTTTCAAGAGCTCATTAGAGGAATAGACATCACTGCCTTTGCCCCGCCTGAGACTGACCAAGTGCCGGCCAGCATGGCTGGGCTCCAAGAGGCCTGGCAGGCAGGCTGTGCCATGCAGGGCCGTCTGTCGCAACAAGTGCTTGAGGATATTTTGTGCAAGGCAGTGTCGGGCTCAGGGCCAAAACCAAATCAAGAGGCAAAGCTTCCTAGGAACCCATCTTATGCTTACTCAGTACAAGGAAGTGAGATTGGTTCTAGAGAATCAACCGTGTAAGGTATTATTTTGGTCTCAAGATGTCAACAACTTTTATCATTTTGTCTGTAACTTGAAAGTTGCTGGACTTtgcttcttaaaaagaaaattaaaaaattctacaTTGTGGTTTCTCTTTTGATTTTGGTCTTGTGTTGATCATCCaaagcctttttttcttcttttttaaatggaaatctgCTTTAAAAACTACTTGCTTGAAGCTCACATAGGAGGGTTTGAATCATGGGGGCTGCTAATTTGGCAGTCGGGGTGGGTGGTGCAGGAGGTGAGTTCTTGGCACAAACTGAACAGAAAAGCTTTGTGTTCTGATGACTTAGTGTGCACTTTTAGCTCAGTTGAGCCTCAGATAGTAGAAAGCACAATAGCAATGACTCCCCCAGAAATGAAACCTTTGGCTAGCTCTGGACTGtggcttttgttgtttttccatcacaataaatacaatttattgaatgcttaggACACAAACACTACTAGCCATTCTTACGTTAATGAGTTACTTTCAttctcaaaactgaaaaagatggGTTTCTtgggtagctcaactggtaaagaataggtctgtaatgcagaagaccttggtttgattcctggttcgggaagatcccctggagaagggataggctaccctctccagtattcttgggcttccctgctggctcaatcggtaaagaatccgcctgcaatgtgggagacgtgggttcgatccctgggtagagttgggaaaatcccctggaggacggcatggcaacccactccagtagggaATCCTACTGgacagagaatccccatggacagaggaacctggtgggctacagtccatgggatcacaaagaggcaaACGTGACTGAGTGTGTCTCCATTTTAGAGGAGGAACCTCAGGGTCAGAGAATTTAAGTAAATATTCCAAGTGGACACAGTCATTGAAAGGGTGAACTGTTATGCAAATCCAGCTCCTCCCGGTAGAGGCTTAGCTTCTTCCAGGCTACCCGAGTCTCTGAAGGCAGTACTGATTAGGATTTATCTCCTTAAAGAACATTGCTACTATTCTTCAGGAAGGCGCTCACTCTTCTTAACTCTAACTGATCAGTTTTTAGTAAACATCTACCATAAAATTCACTGTTTATGGAATCCTTAGTAGCATGTGTTATGCACACGCATTACATCTAATGCTTCACATAGATGACATTATTGGAACCCCACCCCATCTTAGGAGGTAAGCTATAGTGTCCCCActgcacagatgaagaaactcagaAGGTTATCAGTGGTTCAGCCAAAATCGCAGAGTGGCAGATCTGTATCATTCTCAAGCCCATTCTCCTTCCCGCTACCTCATTGTTAGTCACAGCTGTGCACTGGGGAAAGGGTAGGGCTGCCTCAGGGATGATAGGAACTAGACTCAATTGTGACCGGAAGCCCCCCTCTCttttgtctctgcttctcaaGCTTGCTTTGCTGCTTTCCTGCAGAAGGATCCCTTCTCCCCTGTCATTATAGCTTGGGGTCCAGGACTAAGGGGTTCTCTTCTCCCAGTTCCTGTTTAAGACATCCTCAGGAAAGGACTCTGCTTGATCTAGACCCAAATCCCATGGTCCAAGTGGGACAGGAACAGTGCCCCAAAGTGGAGGCAGCAAGGACGCAGATTCAGATGACCACGGGAGCCAGGCTTGTAACAAAACAAAGCAGGCTGGAGGTGGAGGGAAGGGTGGGGCCTGTGACAAATAGCAGAGCCCATTTTGTGCATAAAGAAACTATTGTCCTGTTGAAATGCTGGCTGAGTGTAGCCAGAGATTCTAGTTTTTTTGAGAAGAGCAAGAAATCTAGACTTTTTAGCATTAAATATCTCGATTATTTTGAAAGCTGTCAgctaattaaaaatagatttaaaacatTGCAGGGGCATCACAAAGCACTTCTGCGAACTAGATGTGACTTCCAGGACATCACCAGTTTGCAACCTCTGGCTAAAGTGAACACTATAACAACAATATAATAATGGCCCACTTCACCCTAGGGATACTGGGGGTGTAGGCCAAACCTGGGGCCTCTCTTCTTCCACTGTGACTCTTAGACAGAAATTCTGGCACTTACATAGGAAAACAGGAGACCTTTGGAGCCATCAGCACTTAGAGTGGGTGAGATCGCCAGAGGCACTGACCAGACATCAATCTCCAAATCAACATGTCccccattcagttcagtggctcagtcatgtctgaatctttgtgatcccatggactgcagcacgccaggcttccctgtccatcaccaacacctggagcttactcaaactcatgtccattgagttggggatgccattcaaccatctcatcctctgtcatccccttctcctcctgccttcaatctttcccagcacaagggtcttttccaatgagtcagttcttagcatcaggtggccaaagtattggagcttcggcttcagcaccagtccttccaatgaacattcaggactgatttcctttaggattggttggtttgttctccttgaggtccaagggactctcaagagtcttctccaacaccacagtttaaaaggtCATGTCCCCCAGGCTCCAAGCTAAAACCTGGGCCCACTGAGGCAGGGCCCCAAGATTAAGGGCAAAATTAAAGATAAGGGAATCTGCTGTAAAAAGCAGGGAGACCAAAAGGCAAATTGAGTATCTGGACCCAGCATGCTGAGTGAGGGGCCAGAGGAAGCAGCTGCACAAAGAGCACCAGTCTCACCTGGAGAGGGGTGGTGATGGAGGGCAGGGTCAGAGGGTGTTCCCTGGAATGTGTTTTCTTTACTTCAGTAGTTTTAGTCGCAGGTAAACAAAggtgggggctttcctggtggctcagatggtaaagaatctgcctgcaatgtgggagacccaggtttgatctctgggtcaggaagatcccctggagaagggaatggctacccactccagtattcttgcctggagaagtccatggacagagaagcctggtgggctacagtccatggggtcataaagagtcagatatgactgagccactaacacacacata
Coding sequences within it:
- the LOC112447831 gene encoding tripartite motif-containing protein 54 isoform X1, with product MEALSAVLSCPVCMELFTPPVLLLSCSHNFCKQCLELILVCQNCTHVNGQFCCPVCRKVIYLRGRGTNGLQRNILAENILEKFKEELETLHTKEQNQLAQTCEKHGESVNLMCLSDEEPICGMCKLFGDHKTHPVAKISDAYAERKVNFAKDIQLVLQKSESAAQAVQDMEKLIRELSTSATDTLAMIDAIGDSLLSGIKCRIATLKKQLQSEHCSKLEKLQLVARELEAPRELYQQMKMLLQHHANTVQFLHEHKRLKGEMKRLVEGSVSPAVPTKDTISIRRYFQELIRGIDITAFAPPETDQVPASMAGLQEAWQAGCAMQGRLSQQVLEDILCKAVSGSGPKPNQEAKLPRNPSYAYSVQGSEIGSRESTV
- the LOC112447831 gene encoding tripartite motif-containing protein 54 isoform X3; translation: MEALSAVLSCPVCMELFTPPVLLLSCSHNFCKQCLELILVCQNCTHVNGQFCCPVCRKMCLSDEEPICGMCKLFGDHKTHPVAKISDAYAERKVNFAKDIQLVLQKSESAAQAVQDMEKLIRELSTSATDTLAMIDAIGDSLLSGIKCRIATLKKQLQSEHCSKLEKLQLVARELEAPRELYQQMKMLLQHHANTVQFLHEHKRLKGEMKRLVEGSVSPAVPTKDTISIRRYFQELIRGIDITAFAPPETDQVPASMAGLQEAWQAGCAMQGRLSQQVLEDILCKAVSGSGPKPNQEAKLPRNPSYAYSVQGSEIGSRESTV
- the LOC112447831 gene encoding tripartite motif-containing protein 54 isoform X2, with protein sequence MKPRLKIQVTTFKFTHLSSLEVIYLRGRGTNGLQRNILAENILEKFKEELETLHTKEQNQLAQTCEKHGESVNLMCLSDEEPICGMCKLFGDHKTHPVAKISDAYAERKVNFAKDIQLVLQKSESAAQAVQDMEKLIRELSTSATDTLAMIDAIGDSLLSGIKCRIATLKKQLQSEHCSKLEKLQLVARELEAPRELYQQMKMLLQHHANTVQFLHEHKRLKGEMKRLVEGSVSPAVPTKDTISIRRYFQELIRGIDITAFAPPETDQVPASMAGLQEAWQAGCAMQGRLSQQVLEDILCKAVSGSGPKPNQEAKLPRNPSYAYSVQGSEIGSRESTV